CGATAGTTGACCAACGCAATACGGCACGAACGATTCGGGTCGTATTCGATCGTCGCGACTTTGGCGGGAATCCCGTCCTTGGTACGCTTGAAATCGATAATACGATACCGGCGTCGCGCTCCGCCGCCTTTGTGGCGAACGGTGATGCGTCCGTTATTGTTGCGTCCGGCGTTCTTCTTGCCGGCTTCCAGCAGCGACTTTTCGGGTTCGACCTTCGACAGATCCGAAAAATCCATCGTGGTGATGAACCGGCGGCCGGGAGATGTCGGGCGATATTTCTTTACTGGCATGTTTATTGCTCGAAGTAGTTGACGCCGGCCAGTTCGATTTTTTGTCCGGCCTTGAGGGTGACGACGGCTTTTTTGAAGTCGCTCTGCTTGCCATGCGTTTTCACGCCGCGCTTGGCGAAGTTGCGCGATTTACCGCGAACGTTCACGGTGTTGACCTTGGTCACGTTCACGCTGAAGATCGACTCGATCGCATGACGGATCTGCGTCTTAGTCGCGTGCGGGTTCACGACGAACGTGTACTGATTGAGTAGCGCATCGGCCATCGCTTTTTCGGTGATGCGCGGAGAAACGATGACGTCGCGGGCGTCCACTAGCGGGCTCCTTCGGCAGCGTCGAGCCGGGCGACAACCGCGTCGTATGCGCCGGTCGTGAAGATAATGCGGTCGTAGCGCAACACGTCTTTAACATCGAGCGCTCCATCGTCGGTGACGGCGACTCGCCCAAGATTGCGCGTGACCCGCTCGAGCAGCGGACGAATTTCCTCGCCTTGTCCGCATACGACGAGGGTTTTGGGGCCGGTCTTCGCGGCCTTGACGTTGCCGAACAGCAGCGCCGCGCACGCGGCCGTCTTGTCGATCGCGAATCCCGCGGTATCGAGCAAGGTGATGGCATCGTTGCGGAAGCGATCGGATAGGGCGGCCATGAACGCGAGGCGGCGTTCCTTTTTATTGAGCGACTCCGAATAGCTGCGGGGCTTGGGGCCGAACACGACGCCGCCGTGGCGCCATTGCGGCGAGCGGATCGAACCCTGGCGGGCACGACCGGTTCCCTTTTGCTTATACGGTTTGCGGCCACCGCCCGAGACTTCGTCGCGACGCTTGGTCGAGGCAAGGCCGGCGCGAGCGTTCGCCATCTCGCGATGAACGGCCCGGAACACGACCGGAGCGGCCAACGCGTAATCGCGGAGCAATAACTCGGGGGCCGCGACCTCGCGTACGGTGGCGCCTTTGGAATCGATAACGTTTGGCATGCTACGCCCCCGCCGCCGGCGCGACCGGCCGGCTCTTGACGCTCTTGCGAACGATCACGAGGCCATTTTTGGCACCCGGAACCGGACCGCGAATCAACAGCAAGTTGCGCTCGCCATCGGCGCGGACGACTTCCAGATTCTGCGTCGTCGTGCGATCGACGCCGTAGTGTCCGGGACGCCGGCTACCCTTAACGGTACGACCGGCGTTGGTGTCGCCGTTCGAGCCGGGCTGGCGGTGGATCATCGAACCGTGGCTCGCGCCGCCGCCGCTGAAGTTGTGGCGCTTGATGCCGCCGGCAAAGCCGTGGCCCTTCGAGATGCCTACCACGTCGATGCGATCGCCGGCTGCGAACTCGGCGACCGTCACGGTCTGACCGGCTTCGACGCCGTCGATGTCGTCGCGAAACTCGCGCACGTAACGTGCCGGTTCGACGTTCTGCTTCTTAAAATGCCCAGCAAGGGCACGGGTTACGCGGCGCTTTTTACGCGTGCCGAACCCCAGAGCCACGGCATCGTACCCGTGCTTCTCTTTCGTCCGGCGTTCCACGACCGTGCAGGGACCGGCTTCGATCACCGTCACCGGGACATATCGCCCGTCGTCGGTGAAAACGCTCGTCATCCCAACCTTGCGGCCAAGGATGTTCTTCATACGTCCTCGTCCTGTTGAAATAAGGGGTGCTAGTACACGGGCCCAGGCGTATCGACTAGAACTTTCGACCGGCACACGCAAATAACCGCGGGCCGGCCTGGACCACAACCCGGAGAGTGTATCAGGCGCCGCGAGAGGCGTCAAGGGCGAGAGTCGGCAGCCATGATGCCCGGACTTCGATCCATAGAAACGCTAGGTGCGCGTTCGGTGGCTCGCTCGCTTGATTCCGATCCCGCACCGTGCCGGTAAGGGGCACAGAAGCACTGCAAAATTTGGACTAGACTTAGTCCGCTGGTTCACATTTTGGCGATCGCCAAACTCGTCCTCAATGCTGTTGTTCATGGCCGACGCCCCGTTTCGCGCTGTCCGAGCCGTCGCCAATACGCCAGACAGAGCCGGACCGAACGCCGAAGCGGCCCAAAAAGCCGCATCCACACGTTACCGATTTGTGAACGAGTGGACTAGACGTAGTCCGATTTCGCTACAGTCGAAAACGGGTGTGTGCCGCCCGGCCTACGTGAATGCGTCGAGACCGGTGATCTCTTTTCCGACGATGAGCGCGTGCATCTCCGTCGTGCCCTCGTAGGTGAGGACCGATTCGAGATTGTTCATGTGTCGGATCACCGGATACTCGAGGGTCACGCCGTTGGCGCCGAGGACGGTGCGGGCGGTGCGCGCGATCTGCAGCGCTTGGCGAACGTTGTTGAGTTTTCCGAAACTCACTTGCGAGGGATGCAACTGTTTGTCGTCTTTGCGCCGGCCGAGGTGCAATGCCAACAACGTGCCTTTGTTCAGCTCGAGCAGCATGTCGACCAGCTTTTCTTGCGTGAGCTGAAAGCCGCCGATCGGCCGGTCGAACTGCACGCGCGTCTTAGAATACTCCAGCGCGGTCTCGTAGCACGACCGCGCGGCGCCCATCGCGCCCCAGATGATCCCGTAGCGCGCTTCATTTAAACAGGCGAGCGGGCCGGAGAGACCGCGCGCCTTCGGGAGCAGCGCTTCGGCCGGCAGACGGCAGTCGTGCAGCACCAGTTCGCTCGTAACCGATGCGCGCAACGAAAGCTTGCGGTGGATATCGTTCGCGCTAAAGCCCTTGGTGCCGGCGGGAACGATGAATCCGCGGATGCCGTCGTCGGTCTGCGCCCAAACGATCGAAACATTGGCGATCGAACCATTGGTAATCCACATTTTGGTTCCGTCGAGGATCCAATCGGAACCGTCGCGGCGCGCGGACGTGCGCATTCCGCTAGGATTGCTGCCGAAGTCCGGCTCGGTCAAGCCGAAGCATCCGATGGCTTCGCCGCGAGCCATCGACGGCAGCCAGCGATTCTTCTGCTCTTCGCTGCCCCAGCGGTAGATCGCGTACATCGCAAGCGAGCCTTGAACCGAGGCAAAGCTGCGTACGCCCGAGTCGCCGGCTTCCAATTCCAAACAGGCGAGACCGTACGCCACCGCGCTCGCTCCAGGACAACCGTACCCGTCGAGGTGCATGCCCAGGACGCCCAACTCACCCAAGCCGCGCCCCAGATCCCGCGGCAAGGTGCCGCTCTCGAACCAGTCGGCGACGTTAGGGGTAATGCGGTCGCGTACGAACGCGCGGACGCTGTCGCGGATCAGGCGTTCTTCGTCGGAGAGCAGCCCCGAAATGCCAATGAAGTCGACGGCGTCGGGAGCGCTACGCGGGGTCGCTCCGCTCACCGGTTGACGAAGCTCATATCTTCGTAGCGGTCGCCGCTGGCGACGCCCGGCGGAAAGATGTCATCAAGCCACTGCAGTTCCTCATCGGTCAGTTGCACCGCAAGTGCGCCGACGTTCTCTTCTATATAGCGCACGCGTTTGGTGCCCGGTATCGGGACGACGTCGTCGCCCTGCGCCAAGAGCCACGCGAGCGCGATCTGCGAGGGGGCGCAGCCCTTTTTGGTTGCGAGCTGGCGAACCGCATCGACCAGTGTCAGATTCTTGGCAAAGTTGTCGCCGGTAAAACGCGGCGAGCTGCCGCGAAAGTCCCCGGGCCCAAAATCGCCCGCGCTCTTGATTTCGCCGGTGAGGAAGCCGCGGCCGAGCGGACTGTATGCCACGATTGCGGCGCCGCACTCGCGGAGCGCCTCTAACTGGCCGTTCTCTTCCAGATCGCGCGACCAGAGCGACCATTCGTTTTGGACCGCCGCGATGGGGTGCACGGCGTGCGCGCGGCGGACTGTCTCGGCCGAGGCCTCCGACAACCCGATGTAGCGCACCTTACCGGCTTCGACCAAGCGCGCCATCGCACCGATCGTTTCTTCGATCGGCGTAGACGTGTCGACGCGATGCTGGTAGTACAAGTCGATCGTGTCGACCTTCAGCCGGAACAACGACGCATGGCAGGCAGCGGAGACGTACGCGGCACTTCCGTCAATGCCGCGCTTTTGCGGATCGTTGGGATCGCGCACGATTCCAAATTTGGTTGCGATAAACACATCGTCGCGACGGCCCGCAATCGCCCGGCCTACCAGCTCTTCGTTGTCGCCGGTGCCGTACATATCGGCGGTATCGAGCATCGTAATGCCGAGGTCGAGCGCGCGGTGGATCGTGCGAATCGACTCCTCGTCGTCGCGCTGTCCGTAAAAATCGGACATGCCCATGCAGCCCAGCCCCAGTTCGGATACCAGGGGACCGGCCGTACCAAGTTGTCGTTGGTTCATCTACCTACCAATCGCCGGCGGGCGATTAGCGTTTCAGCACGCGCGCGAGTTTGTCGAACAACGCCTCGGTCGACCGCTCGAATTGGTCTTCGAAACGCCGCCAGAACAGCCGGCCATCCGTATCGGATAATTGCGCGTCGAACCTGTGGACCACCGTGGTCGTCTTACCTTCGGTCGTCACATAGAAACCGTGCACTCCGTCGATGCCTTCGTTTTGAATGCGCCATACGATGCGGTCTTCGGAAACGGCCTCTTGCAGGACGGCATGCACGCCCAGATGCCACTCTTCGGTTTTACCGACGGATAACGGGCCGGGCGAACGCATAAACGGCTGCGACGCAAACGGCCAAATTTGATCGCCAGACGTCCCCATTTCTTCTAAGAGATGGTAGATTCGCCGTTTCGTGCCGCTAAATTTACGCTCGCGGGCCTCATGAAGCTCGATGGGCATGCCCGCTCGCTTCGCTAACGTAGCGCAATTATCCCCACAACGCCCGACGCGACGATCAGCACCGGTGCGCTAAGCTTCGTGCGCAGCGTGAGCAACACGACAACGGCGGTGACGGCGTATGGCAAAATGCCGGCCGGGGTTCCGCGCGCGATCGTCAACACGCTCGACCATACCAACCCGACGATGGCCGGTGCCAAGCCACGCGCCAAGATCGGCCGCCACGGCGAGTTTGCGAAGCGATCCCAAGCAACGTCGGCTGCCATCATAATCGCGCTCGACGGAACGAACATGCCGACGGTCGCAACCGTCGCGCCGATCAACGGCGTCTTCGGCATCGCCGCATATCCGATCAGCGCGGCAAAAATCGTCGTCGGCCCCGGCACGAGCTTGCCGATCGTGTAAAACTGCGTGAACTGTGCCGACGTCACCCAGCGGTAGTTTTCGACCGCGTCGCGATGCATCTGCGGGATGATGCCTTTGCCGCCGCCGAAGCCTAAGACCGATAACTGTCCGAACGTCCATAGCAGATGGAGCGCCGTATGCATCGTACTGCTCACGGCGAGGCGGCCTGACGGCGAGAGCGCAGATATTCGTGCATGATGCCGATTCCGCCGAAAACGACTAGCACTAACAGCAACGGCATTTTGAAGAGCGACACGACCACCGCCGTGAGCGCCAGTAACAGCAACTTAATCCAGTCGTTGCGTTCGTCCCAGCTCAACTCCAACGCATTGGCCACCGTGAGCCCGAGCGCGCCGACGGCGCAGCCGCGCAGGCCGCCCCGGACGAACGGATTTTCTGAATACTTGAAGTAGAGGGCGCCTGCGACTAAGACGATGAGGAGCGGCGGAATGCTGGCGCCCAGAAAGGCTGCGATCGCTCCCGGCACGCCGCGCGCGCGCTGACCGCAAAAAATCGCGAGGTTGAGAATGTTTGGACCGGGCAACACTTGCGCCAACTCGAGGCCTTCCAAAAAGGCGTCTTTGTCCATCCAACCTTGCTTGACGACCTGCTGGCGGATCGACGCCTTTTGGCCGCCGCCGAACGACGTCGACGAAATCGCGGCAAAAACCAGCGCGACGCTGAGCAGCGTCGGCCGGACGGGCGGCGCCGGTGCGTCGTCGCTAGCCGGCATCCGGCAGCGGACCGTCGATCACCGGCGACGTGTGTTTTCCGGACAGGATGTGGATGTGCACGTGCTCGGTGTGCTGATATGGCGGCAGCACGCCCATCCGAACCGTAAAGCCTTTTTCGTACATTCCCATCTTGAGCGCGACTTTTTGAATGCCGGCGAGCAAACGGCTCCAGATGCGCGCGTCCCCTAAACCGAAATCCAGGAGCGTCGGTATCCATTTTTTCGGAATGATGACGACGTGGACTTCCCACCACTCGGGTTTGCTGCGATCGATGTTGTGGCGGAACGCGAAAACGTCGTCGTCTTCGTATACGACCTCATCGGCGCGGGCGCGCGTTCCGTCGAGCCGGCCGCGAAACGTGTGGTCGGGATCGGGCTTCTCCCACGTACGCTGTTCTGGGCCGCTGATGAGGTGCGAGATCCACTGCGTCATAAACGCTCCTTCAAAGTAAGCCGGCGCGAACGATCGGAGTTCGACGGCAAAACGTCCGTCCTTCCAGCAGGTCGCGCGGCCGTCACGCTCAAAGCGCGTGCGTATGGCCGACTTCAAAGACGGTAAATCCGTCGTTTCCCCGAGCGATATCCTAGCTGGGCCACCGGACTGGCCCAAGGAACCCAAATCTTGGGACAAGATCGTCGGCGACAGCGAGATCATCTTTGAAGATTCGCACGTCGTCGTGTTCCACGATCCGGTCGACGAAGACAATGAGTCGCCGCGTGAGGAGGCCGAGCTGCGCGCGACCTTGTTGTGCAAGAAGCACGTGCACAGCTTGATGGATCTGGGCGTCGCGGACGAGCAGCTGAGCGCCAAGATTCTGCACGGCATCCAACAAGCGGCGTACAGGCTTGGCTTGGAGGCAAAAGGATTCGAAGTCCGAGCACACGTGTATCCGCCGATGCAACACCGTCCCGAGTTAGCCTTTAAACTCCGTTCCGGCAAACCGCCCAAGAAAGGCGACGCCGCAGCGGGCTAACTCGTCCCGATTGGCCGTCGTCAGTCGGGCCACATAAAAAGTAAGAGGTCGCTCGAGTATCGCGAACCATCGTAGCCAGATGAAAAATGCATTTAGCGCGTTCGCGTCCGGCGTTAACCGGTTCGTTTCATCTCCGGCAGCGACCGGAGCCGCCTTTATCATCGTCCTCGTTTGGGCGCTTTTCGGGCCAATTACTCGTTATTCCGACGGCTGGCAGCTTCTCATCAATACCGGAACGACCATCGTCACGTTTCTTATGGTCTTCGTCCTTAATAACGCGCAGAGTCGCGATACCATAGCGATGAACGCAAAGCTCGACTCCCTTATTAGCGCGATTGAGAAAGCGGATAATCGGCTCATCGGGCTCGAGGCGCTACCGCCCAGCGAAGCCGAACAAATTACGGCGGAACTCCACCATCCGGAAAACGACGGAAGCGAGAGCCAAACACACCGCGAAAAGGACCGCTGATGCGGCGGGGAAGTCGGGGCCACACGGCTCTCGGGCGCCCCGACTCTCGCGAAAATAGCGGTTAGCGAACCTTCGGGCCGATATCTTTTTCGGCGAGTTTACCGAGTGCTTGCACCACGAAGATGGCCAGCAGCGTGACGAGCACTGCGTAGATTAGCTCGGCCAGCACACCGCTGCCGGGCTTGAGAAATAACGCGATGGTATCGCTGATAAACTTATTCCATGCGCCCGCGGCGATCAGGCCGAATGCCACCGTGGCCAGCGCGACCATTGTGCCCAGGTACGTCGGTTTGACTTCCACGTTGCCCTCCAAAGCATAAAACGACGGAGTGTTTTCCGTCGTTTTATGGGGAACGGCTTGGGCTGCCCTGCCGGGCGGCCGCTTGCGAACTCTTAGGCTTTGAGTTCGATGTCCACACCGGCCGGGAGATCGAGATGCATCAGCGCGTCCATCGTCTTGGGCGACGCTTGCAGAATGTCGATCAGCCGCTTGTGGGTGCGCATCTCGAAGTGCTCGCGCGATTTTTTGTCGTTGTTGGTGGAACGCTGCACGCAGAAACGATTGATTTCGGTTGGGAGCGGAACTGGACCGCTTACGAACGCACCGGTGCGCTTCGCCGTTTCGACGATGCGCTCTGCAGATTGGTCAAGCACGCGGTGGTCGTAAGCCTTTAACCGGATGCGAATCTTTTGTTTTGACATTTACTCCGAGACGCTGGTGACGACGCCGGCGCCGACGGTGCGGCCGCCTTCACGGATTGCAAAACGCAGTCCCTCTTCGCACGCGATCGGCGTGATCAGCTCGACGTCCATCTGGACGTTGTCGCCGGGCATCACCATTTCGACGCCGTCCGGCAGTTTGATCGTGCCGGTGACGTCGGTCGTGCGAAAGTAAAACTGCGGACGATAGTTGCCGAAGAACGGCGTGTGGCGGCCGCCCTCTTCTTTGGAGAGGACGTACACCTCGGCCTTAAACTTCTTATGCGGCTTGACCGAGCCAGGTTTGGCGAGCACCTGGCCGCGTTCGATGTCGTTGCGATCGACGCCGCGCAGGAGCACGCCGATGTTGTCGCCCGCGATGCCCGAATCGAGCAGCTTGCGGAACATTTCGATGCCCGTGACGACCGTTTTTCTCGTCTCTTCTTTGAGACCGACGATCTCGATTTCTTCACCGACTTTGACCTGTCCGCGCTCGACGCGTCCGGTACCGACGGTACCGCGTCCGGTGATCGTGAACACATCTTCGACCGGCATGAGGAACGGCTTGTCGATTTGGCGGACCGGATCCTGAATGAACTCGTCGACCGTGTCCATCAGTTGGAAGATCGGATCGGTTGTGCCGGCGCCACGCTTGCCATCCGACTGCAGCGCCTTGAGGGCCGAGCCACGGATGATCGGCGTGTTATCGCCGTCGAACTCGTACTGGCTCAGCAGCTCGCGAACTTCCATCTCGACCAATTCGAGCAGCTCTTCGTCCTCGACCAGATCGACCTTATTCAGGAAGACCACGATGCGGGGAACGCCGACTTGGCGCATAAGCAGAATGTGCTCGCGCGTTTGCGGCATCGGGCCATCGGTCGCCGCGACCACCAGGACCGCGCCGTCCATCTGGGCAGCGCCGGTGATCATGTTCTTGATGTAGTCGGCGTGACCGGGGCAATCGACGTGCGCGTAGTGACGCTTTTTGGTCTCGTACTCTTGGTGCGAGATAGCGATCGTAATGCCGCGCTCTTTTTCTTCGGGAGCGTTGTCGATCTCGTCGACGCCGCGAGCTGATGCCAGCCCCTCGGTTGCGAGACAGTGCGTGATCGCCGCCGTCAGCGTCGTCTTGCCATGGTCGACGTGTCCCGTCGTGCCGATGTTGACGTGAGGCTTATTGCGCTCGAACTTTGCCTTGGCCATTTTTTTCCTTACGCTTTATTGCGAGTTAACCGTTTACGTCACAAACGCCCTCGCGAAGAGAGCGCCATGACCTACGGAATATATCAAGAGGGCAGCGACCCTGTCAAACGGGGAAGCCCCTAGGCGGCGCCGGCCTTTTTGCCGGATGCCTTCGCGACGATCTCTTCTTCGACCGAGCGCGGCGCCTTTTCGTAGTGCGAGAACTCCATCGTGTAGGTCGCGCGCCCCTGCGTGGCGGACCGCATGTCGGTGGCGTACCCGAACATCTCCGAAAGCGGGATGTTAGCCAGGATGACTTGCACGCCTCCGGGCGCTTCCTCGGTGGACTGAATGACGCCGCGGCGCCGAATCAAGTCGCCGGTGATGCCGCCCATGTACTCCCGAGGGGTCGTGACTTCCACTTTCATCAACGGTTCGAGCAGAATCGGCCCGGCCGTGCGATTGGCT
This genomic window from Candidatus Tumulicola sp. contains:
- the rplW gene encoding 50S ribosomal protein L23 — its product is MDARDVIVSPRITEKAMADALLNQYTFVVNPHATKTQIRHAIESIFSVNVTKVNTVNVRGKSRNFAKRGVKTHGKQSDFKKAVVTLKAGQKIELAGVNYFEQ
- the rplD gene encoding 50S ribosomal protein L4, with the protein product MPNVIDSKGATVREVAAPELLLRDYALAAPVVFRAVHREMANARAGLASTKRRDEVSGGGRKPYKQKGTGRARQGSIRSPQWRHGGVVFGPKPRSYSESLNKKERRLAFMAALSDRFRNDAITLLDTAGFAIDKTAACAALLFGNVKAAKTGPKTLVVCGQGEEIRPLLERVTRNLGRVAVTDDGALDVKDVLRYDRIIFTTGAYDAVVARLDAAEGAR
- the rplC gene encoding 50S ribosomal protein L3, whose translation is MKNILGRKVGMTSVFTDDGRYVPVTVIEAGPCTVVERRTKEKHGYDAVALGFGTRKKRRVTRALAGHFKKQNVEPARYVREFRDDIDGVEAGQTVTVAEFAAGDRIDVVGISKGHGFAGGIKRHNFSGGGASHGSMIHRQPGSNGDTNAGRTVKGSRRPGHYGVDRTTTQNLEVVRADGERNLLLIRGPVPGAKNGLVIVRKSVKSRPVAPAAGA
- a CDS encoding acyl-CoA dehydrogenase family protein → MSGATPRSAPDAVDFIGISGLLSDEERLIRDSVRAFVRDRITPNVADWFESGTLPRDLGRGLGELGVLGMHLDGYGCPGASAVAYGLACLELEAGDSGVRSFASVQGSLAMYAIYRWGSEEQKNRWLPSMARGEAIGCFGLTEPDFGSNPSGMRTSARRDGSDWILDGTKMWITNGSIANVSIVWAQTDDGIRGFIVPAGTKGFSANDIHRKLSLRASVTSELVLHDCRLPAEALLPKARGLSGPLACLNEARYGIIWGAMGAARSCYETALEYSKTRVQFDRPIGGFQLTQEKLVDMLLELNKGTLLALHLGRRKDDKQLHPSQVSFGKLNNVRQALQIARTARTVLGANGVTLEYPVIRHMNNLESVLTYEGTTEMHALIVGKEITGLDAFT
- a CDS encoding aldo/keto reductase; this translates as MNQRQLGTAGPLVSELGLGCMGMSDFYGQRDDEESIRTIHRALDLGITMLDTADMYGTGDNEELVGRAIAGRRDDVFIATKFGIVRDPNDPQKRGIDGSAAYVSAACHASLFRLKVDTIDLYYQHRVDTSTPIEETIGAMARLVEAGKVRYIGLSEASAETVRRAHAVHPIAAVQNEWSLWSRDLEENGQLEALRECGAAIVAYSPLGRGFLTGEIKSAGDFGPGDFRGSSPRFTGDNFAKNLTLVDAVRQLATKKGCAPSQIALAWLLAQGDDVVPIPGTKRVRYIEENVGALAVQLTDEELQWLDDIFPPGVASGDRYEDMSFVNR
- a CDS encoding chromate transporter, with the protein product MHTALHLLWTFGQLSVLGFGGGKGIIPQMHRDAVENYRWVTSAQFTQFYTIGKLVPGPTTIFAALIGYAAMPKTPLIGATVATVGMFVPSSAIMMAADVAWDRFANSPWRPILARGLAPAIVGLVWSSVLTIARGTPAGILPYAVTAVVVLLTLRTKLSAPVLIVASGVVGIIALR
- a CDS encoding chromate transporter, producing MPASDDAPAPPVRPTLLSVALVFAAISSTSFGGGQKASIRQQVVKQGWMDKDAFLEGLELAQVLPGPNILNLAIFCGQRARGVPGAIAAFLGASIPPLLIVLVAGALYFKYSENPFVRGGLRGCAVGALGLTVANALELSWDERNDWIKLLLLALTAVVVSLFKMPLLLVLVVFGGIGIMHEYLRSRRQAASP
- a CDS encoding HIT domain-containing protein, giving the protein MTQWISHLISGPEQRTWEKPDPDHTFRGRLDGTRARADEVVYEDDDVFAFRHNIDRSKPEWWEVHVVIIPKKWIPTLLDFGLGDARIWSRLLAGIQKVALKMGMYEKGFTVRMGVLPPYQHTEHVHIHILSGKHTSPVIDGPLPDAG
- a CDS encoding low affinity iron permease family protein, translating into MKNAFSAFASGVNRFVSSPAATGAAFIIVLVWALFGPITRYSDGWQLLINTGTTIVTFLMVFVLNNAQSRDTIAMNAKLDSLISAIEKADNRLIGLEALPPSEAEQITAELHHPENDGSESQTHREKDR
- a CDS encoding DUF5654 family protein, yielding MEVKPTYLGTMVALATVAFGLIAAGAWNKFISDTIALFLKPGSGVLAELIYAVLVTLLAIFVVQALGKLAEKDIGPKVR
- the rpsJ gene encoding 30S ribosomal protein S10; the protein is MSKQKIRIRLKAYDHRVLDQSAERIVETAKRTGAFVSGPVPLPTEINRFCVQRSTNNDKKSREHFEMRTHKRLIDILQASPKTMDALMHLDLPAGVDIELKA
- the tuf gene encoding elongation factor Tu, encoding MAKAKFERNKPHVNIGTTGHVDHGKTTLTAAITHCLATEGLASARGVDEIDNAPEEKERGITIAISHQEYETKKRHYAHVDCPGHADYIKNMITGAAQMDGAVLVVAATDGPMPQTREHILLMRQVGVPRIVVFLNKVDLVEDEELLELVEMEVRELLSQYEFDGDNTPIIRGSALKALQSDGKRGAGTTDPIFQLMDTVDEFIQDPVRQIDKPFLMPVEDVFTITGRGTVGTGRVERGQVKVGEEIEIVGLKEETRKTVVTGIEMFRKLLDSGIAGDNIGVLLRGVDRNDIERGQVLAKPGSVKPHKKFKAEVYVLSKEEGGRHTPFFGNYRPQFYFRTTDVTGTIKLPDGVEMVMPGDNVQMDVELITPIACEEGLRFAIREGGRTVGAGVVTSVSE